Genomic DNA from Methanothrix sp.:
ACCGTCAGCCTCAGCCGCTCTGGTGACAGATACAACAGGGCCATCGACTCCGGGAATATAAGATACACCAGTGATGTCCAGGATATCAGCTTTGAGTTCGATGACTGGGGCAGGTACCAGGTCATCGGCTTCATGGCGGAGAAGTACTTCGCCGGTTATTCCGATACTGAGGTCGTTGATGATGTGAGTCTGATCAACGAGAACCAGCTAAGGCGCGTGCTGATCGACAGTGATGATGAGAAGACCATCACCTCAGGCTCAGTCCTCCCGCTGGAGGAGGGATACGAGCTCAGGATCAAGGAGATAGACATCAACGGAAACAAGGTCCATCTCGCGCTTGCAAAGGACGGCGAAGAGATCGACAGCAAGGTGATATCCCCTGACAGCCTGAAGAGCGCCACGTACACGTACGAGGAGAAGATCAGCGGCAAGGACGTTCCGCTCATAATGGCCCATGTCTCGAACGTCTTCGCCGGCGCAGAGTCGAGCCTTGTCACGATAGATGGTCTCTTCCAGATATCAGACACATACGCCTCTGTCGAGGAGGGGGACAAGTACGACAAGATGGAGGTGGTCTCGGTCTCCGACTCCGGAATCGAGCTGGAGAACGAGGATTCAGTAACCCTTAGAAAGGGCACCACAGTCAGGCTGATGGGCGGCGTCGGGCTGCAGGTGGCCGACTCTGACATCCTCCGATTTGCACCTGTTGTGGAGAGGACCGGCACCTACGAGGTCAGGGGGACTGTGGTCGATCCTAGCAGAGTGGAGAGCTTCACCTGGACACCATACAACTTCGAGGGATTCTACTACGATATAGATGAGGATATAGGCACAGAGAAGCTTGTCGCGAGGTTCTCTGGAAGCAAGATCGAGGACGGGGATCTGAAGTACGAGACTTCTCCGCAGCCGGTGGAGTTCGAGTTCGGGAGTTGGGGCAAATACGACGTCATCGGTTTCATGGCAGACAAGTACTTCGCTGGCTACAACAACGCCACGCTCTTCACGGATGAGTTCAGCATCATAAACAACGGCGAGCTGAGAAAGGTCCTGATAGACAGCGATGAGGAACGCACGATATCATCAGGATCCGTTCTGCCACTTGAGGACGGCTACGAGCTCCAGATAAAGGAGGTGGATCTCGACGGGAACAAGGTCTGGCTCTCCCTCACAAAAGACGGTGATGAGGTGGACAGCAAGGTCGTCACACCCGCATCAGGAGATCTCGAGGCCTCGACATATACCTACAAGGTGAGGATAAGCTCAGAGGACGTCCCGATAATCGCAGCTCACATAAGCAACGTCTTCCGCGGCAGGGAGGCGGATCTTGCAACCGTCGACGGAATATTCCAGGTCTCTGACACGCCGGAGTCTGTGGAGGAGGGCGACAAGCACGGCAAGATGGAGGTGGACTCGCTCTCCGAAGATGGCATAACTATGAAGAACGACGGCTCGATAAGCCTCGGCCGGGGCAAGGATATCGAGATCATGGGCAACCTGAAGTTCAGGGTGGCTGACAATCCAGAGAGAAACCTCTGCCCGATCGCCCTGCGCGTGGGCAAGACTGAGCCGCTCAGGCTCAATCTGACTGAGGCGATCGTTGGCAAGCCGATCATGATCCAGGTCACATCCGGCGGAAAGGCCGTCAGCGGAGCCAAGGTGCTCGTCGGTGGAAAGGAGATCGGCACAACAGATGCAGGCGGAATGATCAGATACACACCTGATAGGGCTGGAAGCGTTCAGGTTCAGGCGAAGCTGTCAGGATACGAGGACGCGAGCGGAACGCTTCTGGTGAGGTCAGAGGCTGAGCTCAGGAGACTCGTGATAACAGCACCTCCGGAGGTCATGAGAGGCGAGACCTTCGTGGTGACGGTCAGGGGCGGCGCAAATGCCACCCAGCCGATTGAGGGGGCGAACGTGAGCTTAGACGGTGTGCCTGCTGGACAGACAGACAGCAAGGGATCTGTATCCATATCGGTAAATGAGACAGGGGATCACACGATATCTGTGGAGGCATCAGGCTATGACAGGGCGACGAAGAGCGTGAAGGTGCTCTCTCCGATCAGCGTCGTCAGCATGAATGTCACCGGAGATGCGATCGCCGGTAAGCCCCTGAAGATCGTCGCCGAGGTCCAGAACACAGGAAAGACACCCGATACCCGAGGGATACAGCTTCTGGTGAACCGGAACGCCACCGGCAACAAGAGCATCACTGTCGAGCCCGGAAAGATCGAGAAGGTCACGTTTGAGTACAGGCCGAAGGAGCCTGGCGTCTACACATTCGAGGTGGAGGGCATCCAGAAGACCGTGTCCGTCGAGGAGGCGAAGGGCGGATGGCTCGTCTGGGCCGTGGCCCTCCTGATAATCCTGCTCGCTGGAATCGGTGTGTACCTCTACAGGACAGGAGAGCTGGAGGAGCTGAAGAAGCGTCTCAAGATGTGAAGCGGCGCCCGCATCGGGCGCACCACTTTTTTTCAGAGCTCGATCGCCTATCAGCGTCGCCTTTATTTTTCTACCCCTCTCCAACATAGCGCTTTTAAAAAAGCTTAATTCCAGTTATATTTGGGGTTTGATTCTTTATTTGAGTTAATTTAAATATATTTTTATAAGTTATTTTCCCTAATTAGAGGAACCCAAAAATGCGTTTAAAAATATGATTTGCCCCACATTCCGCATTAACGCTCCAGTCCGTAGTATTTTTCGCATGCTGGTCCAAACAGTTTGATTATTTTCAAAGTATTCTCGTTGAGGTTAGCGATTTTCTGGTGTTTCTCGCCGCCATATTGTTGACTTCACAGCGGTGACACCGAGGAACATGAACGCGATCCATTTGAGAGTTGGTTTTTGTGTGGGTTTCTTCGTGTTTGCTCAATATCGTGAGCTTGCTTGAGTTACTGCTCAAGTGAAGCTGCTATCATCGTCATTGGTCATCGGTTAAGGATTTTATGTAAATATATTTACCACGAAATTTGAAAAATTGAGCTTGCGCCAGATTGGAGAGTTTGATTCAAATCGACCGCATGTGGACTTGAGTCCTGATAGCAGTACTAAGGCGAGATAAGACCATTAAGTCCAATTCTACACATGTCGACCCTAACCTATGACGCATGCTATCATCGTGCATGGTCGTTTATCCAGAAATCCGCCAAGAGGGCAATATGCCACTCGGTATACGTTATGCGCATGATGCCATAGGACACAGGACGCCGCATGATAAATCGTTATAAATCGGCATCCTTGCATATCCCTGCCCGCATCCGTCCCTTCATGGCGAGCGCGCCGCGGCCGACTCGAGGCCGCTCCTCACCTTCAATGGGAGCGGCCGAAGCAGGAGGCTCAGCGGCGCTGCGAGGCCGGAACGGATATTACTCACCCGAATCCGCATCCATTGGCCTCGCGCGGGCTCGAGGCAGTACCACATACCCGAACGCTGCTTTTTTGCCCTGGAAAAGGCAGTGTATCGAATTCGCTGTAAATTCGAAACTGATCGGCATGCGTCGAACCAGCATGAGGTCCATTTACAGCAATTTCGGCACACTGCCAAACATGATGCAAGAGGACATTCTAAAATTCTCTTTTTATAATATGGTGACACATTAAAACAAAAGAAAGGTGCGGACAGAACGATCACCTCCAGGGGTTTGAAGAGTTATAGTTCTTTGCGCCACTTCATGTAAATCCATTTAAAAGCTACTGGATATGTTATACTTCATAGATTATTTTATGTGACATGTGATATTATATCAACTTATGCGGAATACTATATTCAACACAGCAACAGCAGGCAAAAATTTAAATGATTAAACACCGTAATTTACTACAGAGATACTATGTCTCAGGAGTTGTGATTTGATCGGCATTGTCCTTACATGCGAAGGCGACATCAATTTTCAACGCTCTTATCCATAAGTATAACCTCAGATACATTGCCCTCGCATGTGCTCGCGGCGAATGAATGAGCACCTGTAGCAAACAGCTTGCATGTACTTCAAGTCGCTGACACACAAGAGCGTACACCTTTTGAGACGTATAATCTCTGGAGGAACATAGCCATGAGAAGAAATATGGTAAAAATACTGATCGTTTTTTTGGTTGCACTGGTGGCTATCCCGTCCGTTTCTGGGCTGGGAAAGACATTATGGGTGGATGCAGATAGAGGTAACGACCGCTTTGGAGACGGAGGGGAAACAAGGCCATTCAAGACCATAACTCATGCATTATCAGTAGCTTCAGCAGGAGATACCATTAAGGTGAGAGCTGCTAGTAGGAAATACGATGAAGCAACTGGAGAGCGATTCCCCATATCGATGAAACCTAAAGTCGCGATAATAGGGGTTAGCCGTCCTACGATTAGTGGTGGATCTCCCTATACTCTCTACGACCCACTTGAGGGAGCAACCACGACCCGTTACGTGTCTGTTCTTGGTGCAGATTCCTCCTTAATTTCTGGGTTTATGTTCTTGGCGAAAGATGGAGAAGGGAGTCCAGGAACTTCAATATTGTGTAACTCCACATCTCCTAGAATCATAGATAATATATTCAGAGCGACAGGAAGCGCACATGCTGGTATAGCTACGCTAGGTACAGCACAGCCACAAATTCAAAAGAACGTATTTCTCGGGTCTCTCAATTGGGGCATAACAGTATATGGTGAAAGCTATCCTACAATCACAGACAACAAGTTCTCAACATCCAACGGAATTGATTGCACATCACGATCACATCCAACAATAGAGAATAACGAAATATCAACAAACGGTGCAGGCATAAGCACAAAAGGTCAGTCATCTCCAACCATCCGCAGAAACACAATAAGCGGCAATGATGGATGGGGGATTATGGTGCGTATGGACTCAACTCCAGCGATCCAAGACAACCTGATCACAGATAACCCAGTTGGTATCTATATCGGTGAGGGGAATCCAATTCCTGATATTGGCGGAGGCGGACGTAGTCACGGAAACAACACCTTCAATAATTCAAACTGGGATATAGAGAACCATTCAAGATATAACATAAGTGCCCGAGCAAACCACTGGTCGAGTCCATTCTGTGAAGATATCTATGCAAAAATCTATGACAAAGAAGAAGAGGCCCGCGTAGGGGAGGTGGATACTGGTATTTGTTTACCCAGAACAACAAGAGTTTCACGTAGAATTTTGGAGTGAACCCCTCCGAGTGGACAATGAGTTAAGCAACATCGATCCATGGAGGGGGAGCAGATGAAGACGACAAGGCGGCGTTATGACCGGGATTTCAAGATATCAGTAGTAGCTGAGCTTGAGTCTGGGAAACCACTGGTTCAGATAGCGCGAGAGCATGGTATTCATCCGAGTCTTCCGTGCAGGTGGAGGAAAAAGCTGACTGAGAATCCAGAAATGGGGTTTAGAGGCAATGGCAACCGGTGCAGCTACGAGGCGAGGATTGCTGAGCTTGAGAGGCTGCTTGGGCAAGTATACGCTGAGAATGAGCTTTTAAAAAACGTTTGCCCTGAGTCAGAAGAAGGTTCGGGAGGAGCGACTGAAACCGGCGCTAGGAGGCGGTACATCCCACATTCCGCATTAACGTTCATTTTCCGAACAATTTTCTCTGCATGGCCTTGCAGTAAACATTTTTAGCTGTTTTGAGTCAGGAGCAGCTTAGATGGAGACAGACACGCGATCGCTGGATCATTTGGGGATAGTTGCGGCGGTTTTCGACCGGCTTGGCATAGCGGATGTTATAGATTCGCGTATGCCGAAGTTGAGGCAGCACAAGCTGGAACATTCGGTGATAGTTAAGGCGATGGTTCTGAACGGTCTTGGTTTTGTGGGTCAGAGGTTGTACCTGTTTCCGGAGTTCTACGAGAGGCTGCCTGTTGAGAGGGCAGTGTGCCGAAATTGCTGCAAAAGTATGGTAGAGAATCCCGACGATCGGAGTTTGCTGTTGGAGTTGTGACAGCAACTGGATCTATTCAAAGTATATATAATGCGCCCTGTATCCCGACTTGAGATGTTCCAAAATCAAGGAGGAGACAGGGCATGGGAGATTCCTATAAACCATCCATGGAAGCTTTATATACTTTAACTACTATTATTAATTATGAATTCTTTTATTGATTAGGCTCTTTTTGAGCTTAAAAAGAAGAACGTGGCACGCAAGCGAGACACGAAGCTTCTTCAGATCTCAGAGTTGATAGACTGGGTGAGGATACATGTCAATGAGGGCACTCAAAGCAACACTTGAGAGGGAATCGATCAGCCCTTCAGTTTGATGTGTAAATACTCATTATATTCCTCTCCACGCTTTGTCTCAACGAAGTTTACCAACAATCCTCTGCTGACATCATATGTAAGCTCCGCAGAGTATGCATCGTTACTAGACACTATGACAACGGTATCGCGGCCGGCATCGTCCTTAGTCACATCGGCCACCACAGTGGTGATGCCAGTTACAGGATCGCTATCTATAACCTGCCCCTGCCTAAGAGAGGCAAGAGATGCAGATGGTATCGCCAGACCTCCAGGCTCGCCTATCCCTCCAGCCAGTTTCTCTTGGCTGTACTGTGCCGGGAATCCGGGAACATACATTGATACACTCTGGGTGTAGGTGTAGCACCTCCTTGTGACATCATCGATTCTTACTTCTATAGAAACGCTTGCTGACATGGATGTGCCTGCCCTTATCGCCTCGTAACTTTTGGTGCCCTCGTA
This window encodes:
- a CDS encoding S-layer protein domain-containing protein; translation: MYCKSLFVIALIVISAGFLSGGVAENATENKSAEQSAAQVTAPPDDFFSTGTSSSGITVTFKRLGNNTARTPVSLSRNTAGSSDVGAEGNATSANATAEDRSADAAVSSAVEQNRTAQSAAPALAAAAGAAPASNVSASTPEGLAPEGDLTSNVTSEGGASNVTATTGAAANLSAVVIPEGLTPEGNLTSNVTSAIAGNASLAGNQSPGLAAVLVPANISAENLTAENITEEENVTEEVVEEVPEKVAEEEFTDRIWREGMPETYTWTPQTFSGFFYDLDDMVGTEKLTVSLSRSGDRYNRAIDSGNIRYTSDVQDISFEFDDWGRYQVIGFMAEKYFAGYSDTEVVDDVSLINENQLRRVLIDSDDEKTITSGSVLPLEEGYELRIKEIDINGNKVHLALAKDGEEIDSKVISPDSLKSATYTYEEKISGKDVPLIMAHVSNVFAGAESSLVTIDGLFQISDTYASVEEGDKYDKMEVVSVSDSGIELENEDSVTLRKGTTVRLMGGVGLQVADSDILRFAPVVERTGTYEVRGTVVDPSRVESFTWTPYNFEGFYYDIDEDIGTEKLVARFSGSKIEDGDLKYETSPQPVEFEFGSWGKYDVIGFMADKYFAGYNNATLFTDEFSIINNGELRKVLIDSDEERTISSGSVLPLEDGYELQIKEVDLDGNKVWLSLTKDGDEVDSKVVTPASGDLEASTYTYKVRISSEDVPIIAAHISNVFRGREADLATVDGIFQVSDTPESVEEGDKHGKMEVDSLSEDGITMKNDGSISLGRGKDIEIMGNLKFRVADNPERNLCPIALRVGKTEPLRLNLTEAIVGKPIMIQVTSGGKAVSGAKVLVGGKEIGTTDAGGMIRYTPDRAGSVQVQAKLSGYEDASGTLLVRSEAELRRLVITAPPEVMRGETFVVTVRGGANATQPIEGANVSLDGVPAGQTDSKGSVSISVNETGDHTISVEASGYDRATKSVKVLSPISVVSMNVTGDAIAGKPLKIVAEVQNTGKTPDTRGIQLLVNRNATGNKSITVEPGKIEKVTFEYRPKEPGVYTFEVEGIQKTVSVEEAKGGWLVWAVALLIILLAGIGVYLYRTGELEELKKRLKM
- a CDS encoding DUF1565 domain-containing protein — protein: MRRNMVKILIVFLVALVAIPSVSGLGKTLWVDADRGNDRFGDGGETRPFKTITHALSVASAGDTIKVRAASRKYDEATGERFPISMKPKVAIIGVSRPTISGGSPYTLYDPLEGATTTRYVSVLGADSSLISGFMFLAKDGEGSPGTSILCNSTSPRIIDNIFRATGSAHAGIATLGTAQPQIQKNVFLGSLNWGITVYGESYPTITDNKFSTSNGIDCTSRSHPTIENNEISTNGAGISTKGQSSPTIRRNTISGNDGWGIMVRMDSTPAIQDNLITDNPVGIYIGEGNPIPDIGGGGRSHGNNTFNNSNWDIENHSRYNISARANHWSSPFCEDIYAKIYDKEEEARVGEVDTGICLPRTTRVSRRILE
- a CDS encoding DUF4277 domain-containing protein; amino-acid sequence: METDTRSLDHLGIVAAVFDRLGIADVIDSRMPKLRQHKLEHSVIVKAMVLNGLGFVGQRLYLFPEFYERLPVERAVCRNCCKSMVENPDDRSLLLEL